The segment TCCTTCAGTTCAGAGTCTTTTTTCTCCTTGCCTATTGATGACGGCTTTATGTCTGCAGTGTTGTGCTCTGATTTTATGCTCATGCTGCTTCTTATTTCCTCAATGGTTCTCTTCATCCTCTTTTCCTTGTGGAATGCAGACCATCTGTATGCCTCGTCTCTTGTGTTCTTTGTGAAAAGCACAATCACCCTTCCCGCTTCCTGCCTCCCTGTTCTTCCCCGTCTCTGGATTGTCCTGATTGCAGATGGTATTGGCTCGTAGAATATTACAAGGTCAACCTGAGGTATGTCCAGCCCCTCTTCGCCGACAGAGGTGGCAATCATTGTGTTGAATTCGCCGTTCCCGAATTTCTCAAGTATTGCCTTCTGCTCCTTCTGGTTCATGCCTGTGTCTTTCTTCTTTGCCTGCCCCACAAATATGTTTGGTGTAACGCCGGAAATTGAATTAAGCTCTGAGAATATCTTTGTTGCAGAGTCGCGGTATTGGGTGAAAATGATTATTTTTATGTCCTTTTTCCCTGACACTTCTGCGTTTATTATTTCCCTTAATTTTGCAATTTTCGGGTGCTCAATCCCCCCTTCATAGAGTATCCTTGTCTTTGCATATGCTGACCTGAAATTCAAGTCCACCACGAGCTTTTTTACTGCCTTTACTTTTGTATTGACTGACTCATCCTCAAGCTTTCTGAAGTATTGGTAGAGCTGGCTTATTCCCTGGGTTTCCAGCATCTCAAGTGCATGCTGGACTTTCATTCCCTCTGCAAGGAGGGAAACTGCCTGCATAGCCATGTAATCCTTTTCACCTGATGCAAGGCTTGCATGGAGTTTTGCTGAAATCTCAAGGAGCTCCCTCCTGCTGAGCCCGAGCGAAAGCTTTCCTATGAATCCCCTGCTGTTTATCTCATCAATCTTTGAGTTGAAGCAGTCCATAAGGTATTTCCTTATCTGCAGAAAGTCCGGCGGCAGCACTACAGGCACCCATTCAATGTCCATGCGCTGGACATACGGCTTTACATCAGGGTCAGATTCGTTCCTTATCTCAACGCCCTCGATGAAAAGATTCTTGCACACCTCTTTTATCTTTTCCTCAGTGCTTCCCGGAGAGGCTGTCAAGGCGAGAATCCTTGGGAATTCCGCCTTTTTCTGATACGCCTTTGCAATGAAATTGTATGAGTAGTCCCCAACAGCCCTGTGCGCCTCGTCAAATATTATGAGGCTTACCTCTTTGAGGTTTATCTTTCCTGAGATTATGTCATTTTCAAATCCCTGGGGGGTTGATGAGATTATTCTTAGCTCTTTCCAGAGCTTTTCCCTCTTATTTGGAGGCATGAAGCCTGTGAATACAGCTGAATTTCCGTCAGCGATATCGAGAAAGTTATTGAAGGATTTTATGTGCTGCTCTGCAAGAGGCCTTGTTGGCGAAAGTATCAGAACCTTTGAATTTGGAAAATCATTGAGCCTCTTGACTGCAAGCATAAGCGCAATTGCCGTCTTTCCAAGCCCTGTCGGAAGGACCACAAGGGTGTTTTTTTCAGCGGCTGTTGCAAATATTGTCTGCTGGTAAAGCCTTGGAATGAAATTCCTGAGCCGGATTGTTTTTTCCTTATCGCTTTCGCTGGGCATTCCATCTCCTGCGTCCTTTTTTTCATTGCCCTGATTATCCATATTCCCCTTTTAAATGAGTGCCGTTTGGTTTAAAAAGATTTGCTGTAAGTGTCTTTTATGTCCAGTGCGGGATTAATAATCGTGCCCCGGGAATAAAATCCGGTATTCAAGCCCTTTTATTTTCCTGACTGAGCCCCTTAATTTTTCAATTGAGCCGCCAGGAAGGTCAGTCCTTCCATATCCCCTTAAAAAGATTGTGTCTCCTGAAAAAAGAATCTTTTCCTTCTGCATGTAATAGCATGCAGAGCCCCCTGTGTGCCCGGGAGTCTCAATGATTTTAAGAAATTTGCTTCCCTCAAGCTCTTTCTCTGCTGAAAATATTTTTCCGCTGAATTTTCCTGAAAGCTCAATGTTTATCAGCGCGCCAAGCCTGTCTTTTTCAAAAAATTTAATCTCCTCCTCTGATGCGCAGAGCTTTGCATTGCTGAACAGGGCGTAATTTCCAACATGGTCATAGTGTAGGTGGGTGAAAAAGACCTGCCTTATTGACTCAGGGGGGATTATCTTTCTCACTTCCTCCTCAAAGTCCCTTCTCTCAGAATAATCACCTGCATCAATTGCGATTTCCCGCTTTTTTATTATGTAGGCGTTTGAGTTTCCTGATATTTTCCATATTCCCTTTGCTATCTCCTGGGATTTCATGGAAGAGAAGGTTTTATCGTCTGCTTTTATTCTTTCCCTTTTTGCCTTTTAAAATGCGGGGATTAACCTGAATTCAGATTCACTTGAACTCATACCTGAAATAATATCCTGCAAGAATTATTATTGCAAATATGAGGGCTGAAAGTATCAGAAGGGGAATGCTTTCTATGAAGAACATGAATGCTGAAATAAAAACTATCCCTGCTGCAGAAAACGCATAAAGGCTCCTTGAGCCGAAGAATATCTTGCTGCCGTCAAAAGGCGGCAAGGGTATCATTGAGAATGCTGCAATAAGCGCATTGAATACCATGGCATCGTGTATAAGCGGGTTTGGGATTGCAGAAAACATCCTGAAGAAAAGCGCAAGCCCCAGGTTTGCAAGAGGGCCCATTAGCGCGATTACAGCAATTCCGTAATAGTTTATGTCATACCTGAAATATCCGAGCCTGTGCCCGGGCATCATCGCAATTATGAATCCGCCAAGCGCGAGGAAGAATACATATCCGTTTGTTGCAAAGCAGAGGATAAGCGATGCGATTAGCCCATAAATCCACATCTTGTACTCAAACTTGTATCCCAGGTGAAGCGCATATATCTTCTGAACAGATATCTTGACAATAAGAGCAAGCCCCACTATCAGGAATGCATTGGCAAGGTTCATCAGCCCTGTTGAGAGGTTAAATAAGTTTCCGCCCCAGTC is part of the Candidatus Woesearchaeota archaeon genome and harbors:
- a CDS encoding DEAD/DEAH box helicase, giving the protein MDNQGNEKKDAGDGMPSESDKEKTIRLRNFIPRLYQQTIFATAAEKNTLVVLPTGLGKTAIALMLAVKRLNDFPNSKVLILSPTRPLAEQHIKSFNNFLDIADGNSAVFTGFMPPNKREKLWKELRIISSTPQGFENDIISGKINLKEVSLIIFDEAHRAVGDYSYNFIAKAYQKKAEFPRILALTASPGSTEEKIKEVCKNLFIEGVEIRNESDPDVKPYVQRMDIEWVPVVLPPDFLQIRKYLMDCFNSKIDEINSRGFIGKLSLGLSRRELLEISAKLHASLASGEKDYMAMQAVSLLAEGMKVQHALEMLETQGISQLYQYFRKLEDESVNTKVKAVKKLVVDLNFRSAYAKTRILYEGGIEHPKIAKLREIINAEVSGKKDIKIIIFTQYRDSATKIFSELNSISGVTPNIFVGQAKKKDTGMNQKEQKAILEKFGNGEFNTMIATSVGEEGLDIPQVDLVIFYEPIPSAIRTIQRRGRTGRQEAGRVIVLFTKNTRDEAYRWSAFHKEKRMKRTIEEIRSSMSIKSEHNTADIKPSSIGKEKKDSELKDFMPEGEEIKMIVDHREKSSSLVRELSEAGIRLQMESLDIADYVLSSRVAVEIKRVQDFVDSIIDGRLLSQIRSMKENYEHPLIIIEGTEDIYSARKIHPNAIRGMLSTIIIDYAIPIIQTRNFRESAAMLTLIARREQIGRENGFSAHAEKRRGSLREQQEYIVSSLPGIGSELSRNLLSLFGSVKAIVNASEDELKKAKLIGEKKAKGIRQAVDSEYEKKDEGNDYGIFSGEGSGSCNDSTLYSEKP
- a CDS encoding MBL fold metallo-hydrolase, whose protein sequence is MKSQEIAKGIWKISGNSNAYIIKKREIAIDAGDYSERRDFEEEVRKIIPPESIRQVFFTHLHYDHVGNYALFSNAKLCASEEEIKFFEKDRLGALINIELSGKFSGKIFSAEKELEGSKFLKIIETPGHTGGSACYYMQKEKILFSGDTIFLRGYGRTDLPGGSIEKLRGSVRKIKGLEYRILFPGHDY